In the genome of Bacteroidales bacterium, the window TTTACCGTGATTTCAGGCGACTGATTGAGAATAAAGACATTGACATTGTGATCATCGGCACTCCCGATCATTGGCATTGCTTGCCCATGGTTATGGCTTGCCAGGAAGGCAAGGATGTATATGTAGAAAAGCCGCTGGCCAATTCCATAGAAGAATGCAACATCATGGCGGCAGCCGCCAAAAAATACAACCGCGTTGTTCAGGTAGGGCAGCAACAGAGAAGTGGCAAACACTGGAAAGAAGCTATAGATGTCATTCATGCAGGCCGTCTGGGCGAGATCAGGAAAGTTCATTTCTGGTGTAACTTTTTCTATGGCGCAGGCCCCAGGGCCGTTCCAAACAAAGCCGTCCCCGATGGCGTTGATTACGATATGTGGCTTGGACCTGCTCCCAAAAGACCGTTCAACCCCAACCGATTCCACGGGTCCTGGAGAATGTTCTGGGATTACGGTGGCGGACTACAGACAGACTGGGGCGTTCACCTGGTCGATATGGGGTTGTGGGCTTTAAATATCACCGAAACACCCAAATCGGTAACTGCTATGGGAGGAAACTTTGCCGCAGGTGACAGGGCTTGTGAAACAGCCGACACACAAACAACCATGTTTGAATTCAATGACTTTCACCTGACATGGGATCACAACGGCGGAATTCAGACCGGTCCTTATAACCGAAATTACGGTATTGCCTTTATTGGGGAAAAAGGAACCATTGTTGCAGAC includes:
- a CDS encoding Gfo/Idh/MocA family oxidoreductase; translated protein: MDHSRRNFIKKSLTGMAGLTLATTIPESLNAMSSRVSASDSLNVGLIGCKGMGFANLRDHLKVPGVKCVALCDVDKNILESRASDVEEMTGKKPELYRDFRRLIENKDIDIVIIGTPDHWHCLPMVMACQEGKDVYVEKPLANSIEECNIMAAAAKKYNRVVQVGQQQRSGKHWKEAIDVIHAGRLGEIRKVHFWCNFFYGAGPRAVPNKAVPDGVDYDMWLGPAPKRPFNPNRFHGSWRMFWDYGGGLQTDWGVHLVDMGLWALNITETPKSVTAMGGNFAAGDRACETADTQTTMFEFNDFHLTWDHNGGIQTGPYNRNYGIAFIGEKGTIVADRNNWVLNPEEQDGKKRMEEIPKHESDGKSHINHVENFIECVKTREKPACDIETARRAALFTHLGNIAYRTGKKLYYDEEKNEFPYNPPANDYLVPEYRDPWNLPKIS